The following DNA comes from Salmo trutta chromosome 15, fSalTru1.1, whole genome shotgun sequence.
GTTATaaatttaaccagaaccatgctTAATGCACATTCACGTAGCAGGAGTTATAGAAAATGAACACGggtctcataaacaatctctcaagTACAAGCCCATATGCTAGTGAGTAGCCATCTAATCTTTATAGgaatctttatatttcaagtttagcgaACTTtgatctatttgctagctaacaaggcagaacagttgaattgttTTGAACAAACCTTtgtgtctgtctccaactgtctGAACAGCgtgctagcctgtccactttgttcagatgttgaaatcaagtggcctaccttatttctcgGAATGAGAACAAGTAGCCAAATCCTTATATAATTGTTTTATGCTTATTGAATTTTTTttaacagactagacagctagtataagtctttggctaaaatgctgctagcggtacCTGGTACCACAATGCTGCGCGTGACAAACTGAGCATacattttccagaatcaatgttcgTTGATAATCCTGTTTTAGGAGTGTCTGCTCTGCAGGCAATTTGAGCAGTTGAGACATTTAATAGTGTATTATTATAAAGATTAACTTCTCTTTTACAATaaaatgtctcaatgtgtttcggtgtccatatgaccgattctgttggaccaaaacTCAAATGCTAATAGTGAGTTGGAACCGCTTGTCAGGGAAGAAGTGATCTCTCATCTTTGTGGCacggggaggtgtgtgtgtaaaccAAGAGGAAGATGCGATGTGAGAGGTTTTGATGTGTTTCAATGGGCTTATTTTttacctaagcttgtcgcctgccttccctcCTTTGGGACAATAACTCCCTTTTGTTAGAGctgagacatgagcatctcatcattatatacagatctctggtgtaaatgggaaggcACACACAGCATAGGAGCATCAGAGGAGACAAGACCAAAAAGACAACACGAGAACAAGCAAACATGAACGCTCAAAAACAAGaagaaatttttttttttttacgtgatTTTTGCTATACAAGCATTTGGTATATCGTGCAAAAACGTACATTCGAATTAATATAATTCATTCTATATGTCGCCCAGCCCTACTTGCAGTGATTCTTTAGAGGGTGTTCATTTCTACTCTGTTGATGGTCCTGTTGGCAGATTGCCTCCGGTCCACATTGCGCCTAAAAGCTTGTCACATGCCATCAGAAATATTAGCAACTATATTACAATAAATGACACACTGTATTCATTAGATGGAGAAAAAACCCCATGAAATTACGATTTGTGGTCTTGTTATTGGCTTGATAATTTTGAGGGTGGGATATGTACTGTAGAAAAGTGGGTAGTTAGAAGGCAGTGAATAGGCCTACCTATTACTAGATATCCTAGCTGTTCATATGCTAATTTCATTTATTCCATTGATTTAACTGTGCTATCTCTGTCCCACAGTTTTTCCAACACATAGGCCTACAATCAGTAGCTTTTGATCACCCATTCATTATAACGCTTTAGACTTGCGGGGGTGTGTAGATGTTCTTGTCCCTCCCCTTTTAAGCCATTGAAAAATGCCCTCCTCCTAAGTTGTTTTTATCTTTTTTTGTGTACCCTGCAGTATCACTTGGTGTTTTTTAATGTAGACCGAAGTATTTGGAAGCTGCTATTTTCTCTTCTCCACGCTTAGTGACTGTGTCTCTGTTGTTAGCAACATGAACCGTGAAGACCGGAATGTGCTCCGtatgaaagaaagagaaaggcgAAATCAAGAAATCCAGCAGGGAGGAGAGGCCTTTCCAGctcactcccctctctttcctGAACCTTATAAAGTTGTAAGTTTATTTTGTTATTCATTTTGTTTTGCTTCTGTCATTAAGTTACCTCTTAGAGTTTATACTTGCTTCTCCAATAAGTATTCCCATTATGCTATGATTGATTTGCAGGATTCATTGATAACTATTTTTAAACCCAGAGAACTGCTTACGTGTTTTTATATCTGAACAGTGGCAGGGAGAGTTGGAGGTAAGTGCACTGTTTAGAGGAATTGCATTAGCTGCAGTTAATGTGGGCTCAGGTCTGTTGCTGGCTGCTCAGGAGGAATTTAGGGCTCGTGCCTCGCTAGCTGAGGCTTCATGCCCACCCTGTCCTCGCTGCAGATTGTCTCCTCTGTCCCTTTAGCCTATCTGGTCCTTCCTTAGTCCTTCTCACAATGAGCCTGAGGTAAGTGCATAACCGCTAGTCATTTTGTCCCATCAAATTGCTATATCATTGTGGGCAGTAAACAGCCCACAGCTAAAGGGGACCTGCATTCATATGCAGTCTTGACAACTTTAGGATGCTTGTATGGCACTCTCCCCTATCATAGATAGCGGTTGAGTAGTAGACCTAACCCTTATTGATGTTGATGCTTACCAGGCCTCTGTAGTCAACTAAACAACAGAAAGTAGTTGGTTTAGGGATGCACATTTTCTATGAGCACTGATGTGGGTAAGAGCCAGATCTCCCATCCCACCAACTCGATTATAAGGATTTCAGCCCTTGGCTCAGTCTAATCTTTGCCACTAACCAGATATAAGCAGAGGTAAGTGGCTCCTCTCTTAGCTAGAGGACCAATCAACGGATGATTTTGAACGTGTCCAGACATGTAGCGAATGAAAAGGGGTGAGAGGTGAGTTCTACATGGAAAGCCAAGTTGTCTCTTGCCCCCACAGTGTGAAAGGTAATCAGGGGGCTTTAATAAAGAATAGGACCCAGGGAAGTCTCCCTCCCACCACCAGCCATGGCAGCCATGTTGTGTTCCGCAGCTCTCAGAGCCCTGAGTCCACTGTGTGTTTTTAGAGAAGCCACCGTTTGTTTACTCATGCAGTTACAAAATGGGTCATGTAATGTAGAAATGTGAAACATCAACTGGATAACTAAAACTCAATCTTCTCATGTAGGCAGTAGAATGCCTCTTTGTGATTGGTTTCCAGAGAGTTATGTAACATCAGTCCTGACCAATAGTATTCATagtccaatacattttttttactatgTCTTCCTGTAAATTCCACGGCTGTTTATTTAAAAGCGCCACTAAACAAAGCTGCTACTGAACTTTTACTATTATAGCAGCGTAGTAACATTGGTACACGGGTTGCACAGATGCAGTTCATCTTTCCCCAGGCAGAAAAATGCTGATCTTAAATGGCTTTTGTAGTATAATGACTCCAATATGCACTTCAGATGTATTTTTATGGCGTTTCCATTTTCTTTAGTATTGCTCTCCACTTTACTGTGTATTATATCATTTTGAAGTTCTCTCCTGATAACATTGTAAATGTAGTTTAAAACTGGTGCATGAATTGTGAAAGATGGGGCTAGGTGTTACCTTTTTTGTTCAATTTGCTACCGAGAGCCCTTCTATCAAAGTGTAGGCCTTGCATGGCGGCACACTTATGCAttgtacacacacaacacaacatattGCAAGACAAACCCAATTACTAGAGTGGATGGGCTCTGATGGATTTTCTCTGCTTTCCATCCAGACCAGCAAAGCTTTGTGTGGCACATATTCTACATTTCCTGCTACAGATAACAGATGGTTCCCCACCCCACACGGGTATCTGTCAGAAAGAATCGGTTTGGGGGCCCCCATGTGAAATTGGATAGGCTACACACACTGTGGTTTACCTCTTGTCATCTGTAGCGGGAGCCCCTCCGAGTGATTGATTTAACCTCTTTAGTGGAGCCATGGAAGGCCCTTATCACCCCATGCAGATGGCCTCACTGGTCAGGAGGGGAGTTTGAATAAGCCAATCGTCTCTTGTGTGATTAGTTGAGGGGGCCGCCCTCTCAATATTGTTTCAACTTTAAGCTTCATATCAGAGGGCTAATAGTATAATTTTCCTAACAAAAATACATTGTCAATGTTTCTTTAATGTTATAAGAAACATTCAAGTCTCttcttttttaaaatatatttcagaaGTTTTCACCAGAATAAATACAAAGTTTGGGTAGCATATTTAATGAATGTATTAGAGTAAAAGCAATTAATTCAAGTGCTTAACTGCTGTCCTGAAGGTGACcctctgtttctttctttctttctcactctctctttgtctgtgcaGTCCAGCAAAGAAGATAAACTGTCCAGTCGTATCCAGAGTATGCTTGGAAACTACGACGAGATGAAGGAACCTATCGGAGACACAATTCCAAAACTCGGTGGCAAACCCTCAGGCTCGTCGTCCTCCTCCGAGAAGTCTGGCCAGTCTCTGTTTGGGGACCAGCGTGGCGGTGGCAGTGGCCAGAACAGTAAATGGACTCCAGTAGGCCCAGCGGCCAGCACCTCGTCCTCCCAGTCCTCTAAGAGATCCAGCCTCCAGGGCAGCCACAGCGGTAGCAGGAGTagcggtagcagcagcagtagccaAAGACACGAGCGGGAACACAAGAAGTCCAGCAAGCATGGCTCAGAACACTCCAAGTCCCACACGTCTAGCCCAGCCAAGGGTTCCCTGAGCTCCAGTCACTCCCGGTCACTGGGTGCTGAGCACCACGGCAAGGAGCGCTATCGCTCCAAGTCCCCACGTGAGCGCGAGGCCAACTGGGACTCCCCGTCGCGTGTGCACACATCTTTCACCAGCGGCCCGCATTCCAGCCAGGCCTTCCCCCCTTCGCTCATGTCCAAGCCCAGCTCCATGCTACAGAAGCCTACAGCCTACGTGCGCCCCATGGATGGCCAGGAGACGGTGGAGCCCAAGACCTCGTCAGCGATGTACAGTGGCCAGTCCCACAGCAGCACCATGGGGGAGATGAAGTCCAACGGCAAGGCGTCGCTCTCCAAGCTCAAGATCCCCTCGCAGCCTGTTGAGGTAaaaccacagaactagaatgagttCAACGGAATCTCAATTCTAGAGATTCTAGAGAATAAAACTTAGTGACTTAGTCACTAACAAGATGAAATATGACACACTAACATTTGTTGTTTATGAGCCCTTTTTTTCTTCTAACAATGGTACAATTGTTAATGTTTGTAGGGTCCCATGACTGGGGATGCGAATTGTGTTGATGAGATTTTAAAGGTAAGATTTCTTATGTTTTTTCAGAGGATATCATGTACTGTAAGCTGAgtaagaaatgtatttttttcttccaGTCATTGAGGTCTTACTCAACTTCACTTTTTCCATTTTTCCCTCCAGGAAATGACTCAGTCCTGGCCTCCTCCGTTGACAGCCATTCACACCCCCTGCAAAACAGAGCCTTCAAAGTTTCCATTCCCCTCCAAGGTCAGACAGCAGAGCATGCCTTAGTGACGTACAGAGGCTGAGCATAGAAATAGTAAAATATGACAATCTCTTGCAAAGTCATCTGTTCAGCCGGCACAATTTTTAGACGAGTCATTGGTACAATAagatacattttttaattttttttttatggatGTCTGAATAGCATTTGTTAGGCCTacataaacagtaccagtcaaacgtttgaacacatctactcattccagggttttccttttttcttattattttctacgttgtagaataatagtgaagacataactatgaaataacacatggaatcatgtagtagccaaaaaagtgttaaacaaatcaaaacatatttattCTTTAgtcaccctttgtcttgatgagccaagcagttgtgttgtgacaaggtaggggtggtatacagaagacagccctatttggtaaaagaccaagtccatattatggcaagaacagctcaaataagcaaagagaaatgacagtccatcattatttaagacaggaaggtcagtcaatctggcatctcaacatcaactgttcagaggagactgtgtgaatcaggccttcatggtcgaattgctgcaaagaaaccactactaaaggacaccaataagaagaagagacttgcttgggccaagacacatgagcaatggacattagaccggtggaaatctgtcctttggtctgatgaggccaaatttgagatttttttggttccaaccaccgtgtctttgtgagacgcagagtaggtaaacggatgatctctgtatgtgtggttcccaccgtgaagcatggaggaggaggtgtggtggtgctttgctggtgaccctgtctatgatttatttagaattgaaggcacacttaaccagcatggcttccacagcattctgcagcgatatcccatctggtttgtgcttagtgggactatcatttgtttctcAAAAAGGAAAAtgccccaaaacacacctccaggctggctaagggctgtttaaccaaggagagtgatggagtgcagcatcagatgacctggcctccacaatcacctgaattcaacccaattgagatggtttaggatgagttagaccacagattgaaggaaaaggagacagcaagtgctcagcatatgtgggaactccttcaagactgttgacaaagcattcctcatgaagctggttgagagaatgccaagagtgttcaaagctgtcatcaaggcaaagggtggctactttgaagaattactactttcttggttactacatgattccatatgtgttatttcatagttttgatgtcttcactattattctacaatgtagaaaatagtaagaataaagaaaaaccctggaatgagtaggtgtatccaaacttttgactggtactgtttatgtAGGCCTAACAAATGCTATTCCGACATCCATAAAAACAAATGTGTATCTTATTGTACCAATGACTAGTCAAAAAATTGTGCCAGCTGAACAGATGACTTTGCAAGAGAGAGTGTGAATAGTACAACAAAGCAATATGTATTTTCAgtgaaatattggaataaagaaAATGCCATATAGTTAAACACTACCATAATCAAAAAGTAGCTGTTTTGTAATAATGAGCAGTGTGGTTGAATTTATAAGGGCATGTAATGTCTCTGTATAAACAAAAAATATCTTGACTATCTTTTTAGGACACTCAGCACGCAAGTTTTCCTGGTGCACACAGTAAGTATTTCCCAGCACTTTACATTCAAGTCTCACACATTTTGAACCTCTGGATGCAGGTTGATTTCACCATTGTCATAATGGTAATGAGTTCTCTTCTCACCCTTCCTCACCTCCAGAGAGACCAACCAAGACGTCGAGCAGTCACCAGTCCAAAGCAGCGCCATGCGATGGAGATCAGGCCAAGTGAGTGTCCCTTCACCCTGTAAATCTCTAAGAACGTTATTGCTAGCTGCTTAATGATCGTGACACAGTTGACAGAGTATCCACAAACGTTGAGGGACACAGGATAGGAGCCATATTGCTTTGTTCTCCCTGTAGTTGTTTGTGTGGTAATGAAGCCATATGTGTTGTTAATGTGTAACTTCCACGGCCTTTTAATGTTCCAGTAATGTTTTGCTGGAAGATGACCTGAAGCTCAGCAGTGATGAGGACAGTGATGGAGAACAGGACTCGGCCAAAAACGCCTCCAGAAACGCATCAGCAAGGTAGTGGCCTTACTGGTCTCTCAGACTGCGACTCATTGGAGCTCAAGTTCTTGATACGATTCACCCCCCTCAGAAATGAAAATAAATGCTATAAGAATAGCTAGCTATTTCCATGTGTAACTACTAACTCAGGATGCCTTCACATGAACGGCCCTGGCCTACTGTCCACTAACTTACTGCTTATCCCTGTCTCTTTCCCACAGTAACAACAGTAATAACAGCGAGGGAGCGGTGCACTCGCGGGACGACTCCAGCAGTCACAGTGGCTCAGAGAGCAGTTCAGGGTCGGACAGCGAGAGCGAGAGCAGCTCCACGGATAGCGAGGCCAATGAGCCCCCTCGCCCGGCATCACCAGAGGTAGGCCTAGTTTTCCTTTTGATCTACTATCTTCTGGACCAGTTATTACATTATTGTATTATAACCAAGGGTTGTCACTTGTCAGTACCGTTTACCTTCTTGCACCTGACCTGATAAGGCATGCAGAATATGATGTCGTAGATCCCAGTCCCAATTTCTACACTTCTCCCCACAGCCTGAACCGGCCACAGCCAATAAATGGCAGTTGGACAACTGGTTTAAGAAAGCCAAGCAGTTCTCCCCGGCCTCCCCAGTGGACAGTAATGTACCCACCAAGTACAAGAAGGAGGGGCGGGACCAGAGCTCAGGCCGTGGCTACAGTGGGCAGGGTGGGTCTAAAGACTCAGGGGCGCCCACGCCTAGCAGGGACCTGAGGGCAGCACAGAAGGGCTCAGAGAGCGGCCGTGGCCGGCAGAAATCTCCCGCTCAGAGTGAGGGTGGCCCGGGCCAGCGCAGAACAGTGGGTAAAAAACAGCCGAAAAAGTCTGAGAAGCCTCCGGTGGTGGAGGAGCCAAAGGGGGGGCTGAGGGTTGAGAGTGAACCCGCTCCTGAGATCCCTCCCCATCGGCCCAAGGCCGCCACCAAGGGCTCCCGCAAACCAAACATCAAGAAGGAGCCCAAGTCCTCACCCAGACCGGCTGTGGACAAGCGAAAGAGCAAGGCGCCCACCAAGACTTCCCAGAAGTCTCGGGAGTTTGTGGACACGGACTCTTCCTCCTCAGAATCAGAGGAGAACGACAGCATCCCCTCGTCGTCTCAGACCCCCAAGTACACAGAGAGCATCAggactccagtgtgtgtgttctctcctatGGAAGAGAAGGAATTGCTCTCTCCTCTCAGCGATCCGGATGACCGCTTTCCCATCAGGCAGCAGCAGGTGCTCATGGTGAAGATCGACCTGAGCTTGCTCTCCCGCGTTCCTGGACGGCCCTACAAAGACCTGCTAGAGCCCAAAGTAGAGAGGGACTGCTCCCTGGACAGAGACAAGGACTTCCAGAAGCAGCCCTCTGAGAAGAGCTCCGGTAAGGGCAAGAGGAAACACAAGGTATGGCCTGCCACAGCACACTGCTATTCATGCCATGTTAGGACTTCTCTATTCACATTGGTGAAAAAGATTGTTATGACTGTCAGGTCTGTTACATTTTCAATCCAgcagtttttatctcaatatcaaatcatttcacaTATAGTCCCTCTTTAACGAGGACCGATATCTGTACTTTTaaagctctggataagagcgtctgctaaatgacttaaatgtaaatggaaAGTGAACTCTGGGGTAAAAAAGAAATTGCAAAAGAACTCAGTTCTTTGTATTCACACTGCCCTTGcatttgaatgaggactcaaTGCTTTTGCCAGTTCACTA
Coding sequences within:
- the aff4 gene encoding AF4/FMR2 family member 4 isoform X1; this encodes MASLSGNMNREDRNVLRMKERERRNQEIQQGGEAFPAHSPLFPEPYKVSSKEDKLSSRIQSMLGNYDEMKEPIGDTIPKLGGKPSGSSSSSEKSGQSLFGDQRGGGSGQNSKWTPVGPAASTSSSQSSKRSSLQGSHSGSRSSGSSSSSQRHEREHKKSSKHGSEHSKSHTSSPAKGSLSSSHSRSLGAEHHGKERYRSKSPREREANWDSPSRVHTSFTSGPHSSQAFPPSLMSKPSSMLQKPTAYVRPMDGQETVEPKTSSAMYSGQSHSSTMGEMKSNGKASLSKLKIPSQPVEGPMTGDANCVDEILKEMTQSWPPPLTAIHTPCKTEPSKFPFPSKDTQHASFPGAHKRPTKTSSSHQSKAAPCDGDQANNVLLEDDLKLSSDEDSDGEQDSAKNASRNASASNNSNNSEGAVHSRDDSSSHSGSESSSGSDSESESSSTDSEANEPPRPASPEPEPATANKWQLDNWFKKAKQFSPASPVDSNVPTKYKKEGRDQSSGRGYSGQGGSKDSGAPTPSRDLRAAQKGSESGRGRQKSPAQSEGGPGQRRTVGKKQPKKSEKPPVVEEPKGGLRVESEPAPEIPPHRPKAATKGSRKPNIKKEPKSSPRPAVDKRKSKAPTKTSQKSREFVDTDSSSSESEENDSIPSSSQTPKYTESIRTPVCVFSPMEEKELLSPLSDPDDRFPIRQQQVLMVKIDLSLLSRVPGRPYKDLLEPKVERDCSLDRDKDFQKQPSEKSSGKGKRKHKNDDESAKPDSKKSRLEDKSSSHHKNSSKESKRAMEAKVKEEPVPSPSISGSGGLQRTPKAEHQSRKRTVSQSSTSLSSGASSGKEGGHSTKSSSTSKHRKGEDKQGRSSREGKEKSSKGSDNKLAVPRLSSDGSKSLRSKLLFEDRVHSADHYLQQAKKLKHNADALMDRFEKAVYYLDAVVSFIECGNALEKSAQEAKSPFPMYAETVELIKYTMKLKSYMAPDATSADKRLAVLCLRCQSLLYLRLFKLRKESALKYSKTLTEHLKNSLSNTQAPSPGMGNKAAGMPSPVSPKLSPGSAGSYSSGTSSGSSSVTIPQRIHQMAASYVQVTSNFLYATEVWDQAEQLAKEQKEFFTELDKVMGPLIFNTSSMTELVRFTRQGLHWLRLDAKLIP
- the aff4 gene encoding AF4/FMR2 family member 4 isoform X2, coding for MNREDRNVLRMKERERRNQEIQQGGEAFPAHSPLFPEPYKVSSKEDKLSSRIQSMLGNYDEMKEPIGDTIPKLGGKPSGSSSSSEKSGQSLFGDQRGGGSGQNSKWTPVGPAASTSSSQSSKRSSLQGSHSGSRSSGSSSSSQRHEREHKKSSKHGSEHSKSHTSSPAKGSLSSSHSRSLGAEHHGKERYRSKSPREREANWDSPSRVHTSFTSGPHSSQAFPPSLMSKPSSMLQKPTAYVRPMDGQETVEPKTSSAMYSGQSHSSTMGEMKSNGKASLSKLKIPSQPVEGPMTGDANCVDEILKEMTQSWPPPLTAIHTPCKTEPSKFPFPSKDTQHASFPGAHKRPTKTSSSHQSKAAPCDGDQANNVLLEDDLKLSSDEDSDGEQDSAKNASRNASASNNSNNSEGAVHSRDDSSSHSGSESSSGSDSESESSSTDSEANEPPRPASPEPEPATANKWQLDNWFKKAKQFSPASPVDSNVPTKYKKEGRDQSSGRGYSGQGGSKDSGAPTPSRDLRAAQKGSESGRGRQKSPAQSEGGPGQRRTVGKKQPKKSEKPPVVEEPKGGLRVESEPAPEIPPHRPKAATKGSRKPNIKKEPKSSPRPAVDKRKSKAPTKTSQKSREFVDTDSSSSESEENDSIPSSSQTPKYTESIRTPVCVFSPMEEKELLSPLSDPDDRFPIRQQQVLMVKIDLSLLSRVPGRPYKDLLEPKVERDCSLDRDKDFQKQPSEKSSGKGKRKHKNDDESAKPDSKKSRLEDKSSSHHKNSSKESKRAMEAKVKEEPVPSPSISGSGGLQRTPKAEHQSRKRTVSQSSTSLSSGASSGKEGGHSTKSSSTSKHRKGEDKQGRSSREGKEKSSKGSDNKLAVPRLSSDGSKSLRSKLLFEDRVHSADHYLQQAKKLKHNADALMDRFEKAVYYLDAVVSFIECGNALEKSAQEAKSPFPMYAETVELIKYTMKLKSYMAPDATSADKRLAVLCLRCQSLLYLRLFKLRKESALKYSKTLTEHLKNSLSNTQAPSPGMGNKAAGMPSPVSPKLSPGSAGSYSSGTSSGSSSVTIPQRIHQMAASYVQVTSNFLYATEVWDQAEQLAKEQKEFFTELDKVMGPLIFNTSSMTELVRFTRQGLHWLRLDAKLIP